Genomic window (Streptomyces sp. LX-29):
CCAGGGGCCGGCAGTCGCCGTCGGCCGCGAGGTGGATCTTCGTGGTCAGCCCGCCGCGGGACCGGCCGATGGCGTGGTCGGCCGGTTCTCCAGCCGGGGCCCCCTTTTGCGGGCCCCGGCAGCGTGCTGGTGTGCTCGCACGATCGTGGAGTCCACAGAGACGGCCCAGTTCAGGTCCTCGTCCGCGTCGGCCTGGGCTATGAGAGCGGTGAACACTCGCTCCCAGGTGCCGTCGACGGCCCACATACGCAGCCGGTTGTAGACGCCTCGCCAGTTGCCGTACTTCTCCGGAAGGTGCACCCACTGGGTTCCGGTCTGGAACTTGAAGGCGATCGCGTCGATCACCTCCCGATGGTCCCGCCACCGACCACCGCGCCTCGGCGTCCGGTCCGGGAGCAACGGCTCGATCCGCGCCCACTGCGCGTCAGTCAACGGCACACCCAGACCAACGACCGGCTGATCCAAACGAAACTGCCTAGCCCGCGCCCCGTACGCGCACCTCTGCCGCGCCGTCCCTCCGCCCGGTACGCGTACCTCTGCCGCGCCGTCCCTCGACCGCGTCCCGTACGCGTCAGCCGTGCCGGGCTGCCGTTCCTAGACCGCGCGGTCCAGGGCGTCGCGGATGATCCGCTCGCACAGCTCGTGGGTGAGCAGCGCGTCGCCGGCGTCCAGGACCTTGCCCGCGCGGACGGCGTCGAGGAAGCTCAGGACGATCTGCTCGACGCCGCGCTGACGGGCGACCGACACCCAGTCGCCGCGGCGGCGCACGGTCGGCTGACCCTTGTGGTCGATGACCTCGGCGAGGTTGAGGACCTGCCGCTTGGTGTCCTTCCCGGCGACCTCCAGGATCTCCTCGTTGGAACCGCTCATCCGGTTCATCGTGCCCAGCGCGGTGAAGCCGTCGCCGGACAGCTGGAGCACGACGTGGTGCATCAGCCCGTCGCGGACGCGGGCGCGCACGTCGATGTGGTCGACGGGGCCGGGGACGAGGAAGCGCAGCGTGTCGACGACGTGGATGAAGTCGTCGAGGACCAGGGTGCGCGGGTCCTCGGGCAGGCCGACCCGGTTCTTCTGCATGAGGATCAGATCGCGCGGGTGCTCCTGGCACTGGGCGTAGCCGGGGGCGAAGCGCCGGTTGAAGCCGACCATGAGGCTCACCCCGCGCTCGCGCGCCGAGCGCACCAGCCGCTCGCTCTCCGCGAGCTCGTAGGCGAGCGGCTTGTCGACGTACGTCGCCACCCCGGCCTCGATCAGCCGGGACACGATCTGGGCGTGGGCGGCGGTCGGGGCGTGGACGAAGGCCGCGTCGAGGCCGGCCGCGATCAGCGTGTCGAGGTCGGTGTGGCGGTGGGCCTCGGGGATGCGGTAGGTGTCGCCGACCCGGTGCAGGGTCTGTGGGCTACGGGTCGTCAGGTGCGGCTCCAGCCCGGGCCGGGCAGCCAGCACCGGCAGGTACGCCTTCTGCGCGATGTCGCCCAGTCCGATGATGCCGACCTTCACGACGGTCTCCTCCGGTGTTGCGTGTCCGCGCGGATCGACCGGCGCGGGTGGGTGTCAGCGGGGTGTGCCGGTGCGGCGCGCCACTCGCGTCGCCGGCGTCCCCGCAGGATACGTGGGGCCGGGCGGAGTCCAGTCGGCGATCCCGTCCAGACCGCGCAGCGCCACGGCCGGGCCCAGCCGCCCGGCCAGGGCGACGGCGGCGGCGCGCAGGGCGACCGCGGGTGCGGCCGTGAGCATCGCCAGCCGGCCGACCCGGGCGGAGCGGCGCACCACGTCCATGGTGCGCGGGAGCCGATCGCGGGTGTAGGCGGGCAGCGCCGCGGACGGCGGCGCCGCTCCGTCGCCGAGGTGGTGGGCGAGGACGACGGCGTCTTCGACGGCCTGGTTGCCGCCTTGGCCGAGGTTGGGCGTCATGGGGTGGGCGGCGTCGCCGAGCAGCGCGGTGCGGCCCCGGTGGTAGGCGGGCAGCGGGGTGGTCATGGACCGTACGTCGTGCCGGAGCACCGCCTGGGGTTCGACCGCGGCGAGGATGTCGGGGATGGGCTGGTGCCAGCCGCCGAACAGCCGCAGCAGTTCGGCCCGCTCGTCGTCGTGGGCGCGGGCCCGGGGCGGGGCGACGGCCGCGGCGTAGGCGTAGACGCGGCCGTCCTTCAGCGGCTGGCTGCCCCACAGTCGGCCGCGGCCCCAGGTCTCGTGCGGCGCGAAGGGCCGGGCGGGGGCGGGGACCACCATCCGCCAGGTGGTGAATCCGGCGTAGACGGGGCCGGGGTGGTCGGGGAAGAGGGCCCGGCGCACCGCGGAGTTGATGCCGTCCGCGCCCACCACCAGCTCGGCCTCCAGCTCGCCGTCGGCAGTGGTCACACGGGCCGGTCGGTCCGCGGCCCCCGGGTCGGCCAGCTGAGCGGCGACCCCGGTGCGGACGGCCCCGTCGGGCAGCCGTGCGGCGAGCAGGCCGGCCAGCGTGGCGCGGTGCAGCAGCACCAGGGCCCCGCCGAACCGGGCGGTGGCCGCCGCGCTGTCGGTGCGGGAGAGCCAGCGGCCGCCGGGGGTGCGCACCCCTCCGGAGCCCTGCCAGGCGGCCAGCGCGCGGACCTCGTCGCCGACGCCGATGGTGTCCAGGGCGCGCTGGGCGTTGGCGGCGAGCGAGATGCCGGCACCGACCGGCTCCAGGGTGGCGGCGCGCTCCAGGACCGTGACCTGCCAGCCCTGGTGGTGCAGGGCCGCGGCCGCGGTGAGCCCTCCGATTCCGGCGCCGATGACGACGACACGGGGCGTACCCATGATCCCTCCCAAGGAAAGAAACTACAGGTGTAGTGACTGCGACGTTACTACAGCTGTAGTGCGGCCGATAGGTTGGGGCCATGAGCGCTGAACGAGACGCCGGCACGCACGGCGAAGCCGCCGGAGCGAAGCCCCGTACGCACGGCAAGGCCGCAGGAGCGGAGCCCCGTACGGACAGCGAAGCCGCCGGGGCGGAGCTCCGTACACATGGCGAGTCCCCCGGGGCGGAGCTCCGCACGCACCGCGAAGCCGCCGGGCCGGAAGCCCGTACGCACGGCGAGGCTTCTGGGACGGGGCCCCGTACGGACAGCAAGGCCGCGGGAGCGGAGCCCCGTACGCACGGCGAGGCTTCTGGGACGGGGCCCCGTACGCACCGCGAGGCCGCGGGAGCGGAGCCCCGTACGCACAGCGAGGCTTCTGGGACGGGGCCCCGTACGCACCGCGAGGCCGCGGGAGCGGAGCCCCGTACGCACCGCGAAGCCGCCGGGCCGGAAGCCCGTACATACGGCGAGGCCGCGGGAGCGGAGCCCCGCACGGACGGCGAGGCCCCCGGGGCGGAGCTCCGTACGCACCGCGAAGCCGCCGAGCCGGAAGCCCGTACGCACGGCGAAGCCGGGGTGGAATCCCGCCCCCACGACGGCCCCGCCGCGCCCCCGCCCGCCCCGGGGCGGACCGCATCCGCCGCCCGCGAGGACGGCGCGCGGGCCGGATCCGCCGGTGGCCGGGCCCGGGCGCAGGGCGGCTCCCGGGCCGACCTGATCGCCGACACCGCCATCGACCTGCTCGCCGCGACGGGGCTACGCGGCCTGACCCACCGCGCGGTGGACGAGGCGGCCGGCCTGCCACAGGGCTCCACCTCCAACCACGCACGCACCCGTGCCGCGCTGTTGGCCGCGGCGGTACGACGGCTGGCCGAGCGGGAGGCGCGGGTGCTGACCCCCGCCGAGTTGCCGGCACCGGACGGCGGCCTGCCCGCGGTCGTCGATGCGCTGGCGCTGGCGCTCCACCGCTATCTGACGGACCATCGGCATCTGCTGGTCGCCCGGTACGAGCTGGCGCTGGAGGCGACCCGCAGACCTGAACTGAGGGAGATCTACGACGCCTCCGGGCGCGCCTTTCGGGAGCCGCTTCTGGAGCTGATGGCGGCAGCTGGCTCCAGCGCCCCCGAGCGCCATGTGCTGTCCCTGGTCGCCTGGTGCGACGGCATCATGTTCTCCTGCTCGGCGGGCGCCTACCACGCCGAGACGCCCACTCTGCGAGAACTCAGGGACGGATTCGAGGAGTTGCTGCGCGGGATGCTGGGACGCTGACGAGCGGTCCGCGCTCGGCCAACTGCCGTGCGCGGCGCGATATTTCCTGGCGTCGAGGGCGCGCGCCCGAGCAAGATGACCGCCATGACGACTACCGAACGACAGGTGCCGCCGCTCCAGGCCGACGAGCGCACCATGTTGGAGAGTTGGCTCGACTTCCACCGGCTGACCCTCGCCACCAAGTGCGAGGGCCTCGACGAGGCTCAGCTACGCCAGACCTCCGCTCCGCCCTCCGAGCTGTCGTTGCTCGGCCTGGTCCGCCATATGACGGACGTCGAGCGGCACTGGTTCCGCCGGGTGCTCGACGGGCAGGACGCCAAGCCGCTCTACTGGAGCGACGCGGACCAGGACGGCGACTTCCATCTGACCGAGGCGGACACCGTCGAGGCGGGATTCGCCGCCTGGCGGGCCGAGATCGCCGCCGCCCGCACGGCGGCCGACGGGCGCAGCCTCAACGACATCGGGAAGGGGCGGTGGCGTGACCAGGAGTGCAGCCTGCGCTGGATCTACGTCCACATGATCGAGGAGTACGCGCGCCACAACGGCCACGCGGACCTGCTGCGCGAGCGCATCGACGGCTCCACCGGAGCCTGACCGCACCCCGGGCGTCATCCGGCCACCGTCGTCGCGGGGCCGTCATCGCTTGGCCGCCGCCACGGGGCCGTCGCCACGGGGCCGCCGCCACGGGGCCGTCATCGCGGGGCCGTCATCGCGGCAGAACCCCGCGACGGACCCCACGACGGGCCCCGCGACGGCGGGCCCCCCGCACTCAGCCCTGCGGCGGGGCGGCCTCTCCCCCGGCCTGGCGCCGGGAGGCGCCGCCGGTCGCCTCGCCCAGCCGCAGCGCCAGCCGCTCGATGGCGGACCGGACCCCCTCGCTGTACGGGTCTTCGCCCAGCGCGTCGGAGGCTTGGCGGGCCATCGCCAACTGGCTGCGAGCCGCCTCCTCCTGGCCGAGCTTCACATAGTCCGCGGCGAGGTTGAGGTGGAGCGAGGGGTAGAAGGCCCGCACGGCCGGGGCCCCGGGGTGGCGCCGCGTCCGCTCGTCGGTGAGCGCGTCGGCGGCCGCCAGCGCCAGCAGGTCCCACATCAGCTCGTCGGCGGGGTCGTCCTGGGTATCGGCCATGTAGTGGGCGAGGGTGCAGCGGTGGAGCGGGTCGCCGTCCTCCCCGATCTCCTCCCACAGCAGGGCGAACCGGTTGCGCGCCTCCTCCCGGTCGCCGCCCCGGTGCAGCATGATCACCTGCCCGATCCGGGTCATCATGGCGTCGTCCGCCGCCTGGCCCCGCGCTTCGTCCATCACCGATCTCCCACCTGATCTCTCCCCGTCCGCCGCCCGGCGGTCGCACCGGCGCCGCCCGTGGTGCCGACACAGCCAGTCAGAGCGTCCCGGCCCCGTCCCGCGCGGCGCAGCGCCGCGCGGGGCCGGCGATGTCCCCCGGACGGCGGTCGGGGGCATCGCCGGGGTGGCTCAGGCGCCGATGTTCGGAATCCGCCAGTCGATGGGCTCGTGGCCCTGGGTCGCGATCGCGGCGTTGATCTGGGTGAAGGGGCGGGAGCCGAAGAACTTCTTGGCCGACAGCGGCGAGGGGTGCGCGCCCTTGACCACCACGTGCCGCTCCTCGTCGATCAACGGCAGCTTCTTCTGGGCGTAGTTGCCCCACAGCACGAAGACGGCCGGGTCGGGGCGGGAGGCCACCGCGCGGATCACCGCGTCGGTGAACTTCTCCCAGCCCTTGCCCTTGTGGGAGTTGGCCTCGCCGCCCCGGACCGTCAGCACCGCGTTGAGCAGCAGCACGCCCTGCACCGCCCACGGCATGAGGTAGCCGTTGTCGGGGACGGGGTGGCCGAGCTCCTCGTGCATCTCCTTGTAGATGTTGCGCAGCGAGGGCGGGGTCTTGACGCCCGGCCGCACCGAGAAGCACAGCCCGTGCCCCTGCCCCTCGCCGTGGTACGGGTCCTGCCCGAGGATGAGCACCTTGACCTGGTCGTACGGGGTGGCCTCCAGCGCGGCGAAGACCTGGTCCCGCGGCGGGTAGACCGGGCCCTTGGCACGCTCCTCCTCGACGAAGTCGGTCAGCTCCTTGAAGTAGGGCTTGTCCAGCTCCTCGCCGAGGACGGCCTGCCAGGACTCGGGCAGCGTGTAGGTCACTTGGGTGTTCCTCCGGTACGTACGGCTGTGATGGCTATGAACGTACCGGGGACCACTGACAGCGCACCCGGGAGGGGGCTCAGCCGGTGCCGGCGTTGAGGAAGATGCCCCCGTCGACCACCAGCGTCTGACCGGTGATCCAGGCGGCCTGGTCGGAGGTGAGGAAGGCGGCGGCGCCGCCGATGTCCTCCGGCACCCCGAGCCGCCCCAGGGGGTAGGCCGCGGCCGCCTCCTCCTCCCGGCCCTCGTAGAGCGCCTGGGCGAACTTGGTCTTCACCACGGCCGGGGCGATGGCGTTGACCCGCACGCCGGGCGCGAACTCGTGCGCGAGCTGCACCGTCAGGTTGATCATCGCGGCCTTGCTGACCCCGTAGGCGCCGATGAAGGGTGAGGGGGAGAGTCCGGCCACGGAGGCTATGTTGACGATCGCCCCGCCGTGCTCGTGCTGCCACGCCTGCCAGGTCCGCTGGGCGAAGCCGAGCGCGGAGACCACGTTGGTCTCGAAGACCTTGCGGGCGACCGCCAGGTCGAGCTCGGCCAGCGGCCCGAACACCGGATTGGTGCCGGCGTTGTTGACCAGGAAGTCGACCCGCCCGAACGCCTCCATGGTGCGCTCCACGGCGACCGCCTGGTGGGCCTCGTCGTGCGCCTTGCCGGCCACGCCGATCACGCGGTCCGCGCCGAGCCGCTCCACCGCCTCCTTCAGCGCCTCCTCGTTGCGGCCGGTGATGCACACCCGGTCGCCACGGGCCACCAGGGCCTCGGCGACCCCGTATCCGATGCCGCGGCTGGCGCCCGTGACGAGCGCGACCTTCCCGCTGTCCGCGCGGGCCGTCCCGCCGTCCTGCTGTGCCATCTGGGTTCCCCTCGTCGCTGCTGCCGGGTGGATCGGGGTCAGTCGAGCGGGCCGCCGGCCACGTACAGCACCTGTCCGGAGACGAAGCCGGCCGCGTCCCCGGTGAAGAAGGCGATGGCGTTGGCGATGTCCTCGGGCCGGCCGACGCGCTGCACCGGGATCTGGCTGGCGGCCGCGGCCTGGAAGTCCTCGAAGCCCATGCCGACCCGGGCCGCGGTGGCGGCGGTCATGTCGGTGGCGATGAAGCCCGGGGCGACCGCGTTGGCCGTGATGCCGAACTTGCCCAGCTCGATGGCGAGGGTCTTGGTGAAGCCCTGGAGGCCGGCCTTGGCGGCGGAGTAGTTCGCCTGCCCCCGGTTGCCCAGCGCCGAGCTGCTGGAGAGGTTGACGATGCGGCCGAAGCCCGCGTCCACCATGTGCTTCTGGCAGGCCCGGGCCATCAGGAAGGCGCCGCGCAGATGGACGTTGATCACGGTGTCCCAGTCGCTGTCGGCCATCTTGAACAGCAGGTTGTCGCGGAGCACGCCCGCGTTGTTGACCAGCACGGTGGGCGCGCCGAGCGTCTCGGCCACCCGCCCGACCGCGGCCTCCACCTGGGCCGCGTCGGAGACGTCCGCGCCGACCGCGATGGCCTTGCCGCCCACCGCGGTCACCTTCTCGACGGTCTCGGCGCAGGCCGCCGGGTCGAGGTCGAGGACGGCGACGGCGCGGCCCTCCTGGGCCAGTCGTACGGCGGTGGCCGCGCCGATGCCGCGGGCACCGCCCGTCACGATGGCGACGCGCTGCTCGGTGGTGGACATGCGGGTTCTCCTCGCCTAGGTGTCGATCGCCTCGATGGCGGCTCACCGCCCGCGCCGTCCGGTGGGGGTGGCCGGCCGGCGCGCATGGGTGAGCAACCGCTTAGTCGCTTCAGCAGACGAGACGCTAGGACCCTCACCACGGCATGTCAACGCCCCACCGCCTGACACTCCCGACAGACCGGCAGGTCAGCGCAGCGGCAGGGGTGTCGCCCCGGCCGCCGGGGCACGGTCGGGGGCCCGATGCCGCCCGGCCGCCGAGGCACCGGGCGGAGGCCGTCCGAGCCGACGGGAGGCCGCCCGGGTCGCCGAGAGACCGCCCGGGTCACCGGAAGGCCGCCCGGGTCAGCGAGAGGCCGCGCCCGGGTCAGCGCACCAGCAGGTCCAGCAGCCGCTCGACCTCCGCCTCCGCGTCCGTGGTCAGCCCGGTGTGCACCGGCCCGGGCTGGACGATGGTGCTCCGCGGGGCCACCAGCCAGCGGAACCGCCGCCCGGCGTCGTCACCCGCCGCCTGCCCGGCGTGGACACCCCCACGGCACACGCCCTCGACGGCGTGCAGCGCGGCCCGGACCCCGGCCACGTCCACCGTGGGGTCCAGCGCCAGCAGCCTGGCCTCGTCCAGATGGGTCCGGGCGGCGACGAAGGCCGTCGCCCGGCAGTAGACGACGACGCCGGCGTTGATCTGTTCGCCGCGCTCGACCCGTGGGATCACGCGCAGCAGTGCGTACTCGAAGACGTCTCGTCCGTTGTACAGGCCGCTCACTTCACTGCCTTCCGGTGGGGCCAGGCGGTGAGCCACTCAGGCGCGCGCGAGGAGGTGTCCTGGGCGGGGATGCCGACGGTGATGCGGTCGCCGATGGTCGCGGCGCGCTCCAGCAGCACCTCGACGTATGCGCGGCGCACGGCGTCCGGGCCGTCGAAGCCCGGCTCGTCGGCCAGCCACTCGTCGGGGACGTCGGCGGCGACCTCGGTGAGCAGTTCCTCGGTGATCCGCGGGGCCAACTCCGCGGCCGCCGCCGCGACGTCGGGGGCGAACGGCGCCAGCGCGTGGTCGGAGGCGTCGTACGGCTTGGCGGCGGCGGCCTGCGCGCCGCGCCAGCTGTGGTGCCAGATCATGGTCGCGCCGTGGTCGATGAGCCACAGCTGGCCGTGCCAGACCAGCATGTTCGGGTTGCGCCAGGAGCGGTCGACGTTGTTGATGAGCGCGTCGAACCACACCACGCGCCCGGCCTCCTTCGACCCCACCACGAAGGCCAGCGGGTCGAAGCCGAGCGAACCGGGCAGGTAGTCCATGCCGAGGTTCAGCCCGCCGCTCGCCTTCAGCAGCTCCTGCACCTCCTGGTCCGGCTCGGCGAGACCGATCACCGGGTCCAACCGCATCCCGACCAGCTCCGGCACGCGCAGCCCCAGCCGGCGCCCGAGCTGCCCGCAGACGACCTCGGCGACCAGGGTCTTGCGCCCCTGCCCGGCGCCGATGAACTTCATGACGTAGGTCCCGAGATCGTCGGCCTCGACGATGCCGGGGAGCGAGCCACCCTCACGCAGCGGCGTGACATAGCGGGTTGCGGTGACTTTGGTCAACATTTCTCCAGGCTATACGCAAGGGATCCCTGGAAATCCACGGATGGGGTCCGTGCCGAACGGCCCGGGGAATCGCTTCCGCCTCAGCTCTTCCGCTCGGCGAGGGCGCGGGGGTTGTTCGGCTGCCGGACCTGGTCGCGATTCCAGGGGGTGTCTCCGGGCTCTTCCGCGCCGTAGGCCGTCGTCAGGCCACCCAGTGCGTGCGGCCCGCGGGCGTCGTGTGCGACGGGACGCCCTCCAGCGCTGCGGCGAGGCGTTCCGCGGCCTTGTCGTACACATGCGTGGGGAGGGTGTACGGGAGGCGCAGCCGGTGTTCGTGGGTGCCCGGGTCCACTCCGAATCGGGCCCCGCCCTCGATGCGGATCCCGTAGCCGAGGGCACGGTCGGCGAGGTCCGAGGCGCCTGGATGACCGAGGTCGACCCAGAGGGACAGGCCGCCCCGTGGGACGCTCCAGACCCATTCCGGCAGGTGGCGGTTGAGGGCGGCGGCAAGAGCGTCGCGTTGGGTCCGCAGGCGCTCTCTCCGCCGAGGGAGCACGTCGTCCAAGCGGTCCAGCAGCGCAAGGGCCACGAGTTGGTCGAGCACCGAACCGGCCATGTCCACCGTCATCCGCAGGGCGGCGAGTTCGGTGGCGAGCTGAGAGGTGGTCCGCACCCAGCCGACCCGCAGGCCGCCCCAACAGCTCTTGCTCAGGGAGCCGATGGTGATGACCTGACCGCCCTGGCTGGGGTGGGCGAGTGAGGCGAAGGGAGCCGGAGGTGGGACGTCGAGGGCGATGTCGGCGATGGTCTCGTCGATCACCAGCCAGGTGTCGGTGTGGCGCGCTGCGCGCAGGACGTCCACGCGCTGTTCGTCCGGCATGAGGTTGCCGGTGGGATTGTGGAAGTCGGGGATCAGATAGGCCAGGCGCGGTGTCGTCTGGCGCAACGTCGATTCGATGAGGTCGGTGTCCCAGCCGGTCTCCGTCACGGGCACCGAGGCGATCCGCAGCCGCGCCCTGCGGAGGGCGTCCAGGCCGTTGGTGTACGAGGGGTTCTCGGCCATGACCCGGTCACCGGGCCGGCCCAGCAGGGCGAGTACGAGGGCGAGCGCGTGCTGCGCACCGGAGGTGATCAGGATCTGGTCGGGCAGCGTGGGCAGGCCCCGGCGGGTGAAGCGGTCGGCGACCGCGGCGCGCAGGTCGGGCAGACCGTACGGGTGGTAGCCGGGCGCGACCGTGTGGCGGGGCAGTTGCGCGGCAGCCTGTGTGAGCGCTTCGGCGACCGCCCCTTCGGGGGCCGCGGGGGAGGCGAGCCCGAGGTCGATGGTGGCCTGCTCGTCGGACGGGAGTGAGGCGATGCTGGTGGGGCGCTGCCCGTCCGGGAGCGAGGTCCAGGTGCCGGCCCCCCGGCGGCTGTGCGCGTAGCCGCTCTCCCGCAGCAGGTCGTACGCGGCCGTCACGGTGGCCCGGCTGACGCCGAGCGCTGACGCGAGTTCACGCTCCGCCGGCAGCCGCATGTGCAGGGCGATCCGGCCGTTCAGTACCAGGGAGCGCACCGCTCGGGCCAGTTCGCGGTAGCCGAGTCGGGTGTCGGGCAGGCCGGTGATCAACGCGGCGAGCTGTCGACCGCTCAGAGTGCGGTCCACGGTGTGGACTGGGCGCCCACCTGCCATACCAATCCCTCCCCATTGGCCCTGCTTACCTGGCCAATGAGCCTACAGACTCCGGGTTGGAGGCAATTGGCCCGGGAAGCACCCCGGAGACCGAGAGACGGAGGGTGACCGACATGTCTCGATACATCACCGATCGCGAGGAGCGCGAGATTCAACGACGCCACGAGGAGCGCGTCGTCGACCCCGTGCCCGCAGGTGTCCGGCTCCGGGAGCTGTTCGCGGCCGCGGGACGGCACATCCACGGCCGACATCCGGAGAGGAGACGGCACCTTGCGGCGCGACGGAGTAGGAGGCAGGTGTGACGACGGAGCGCGGACGCGTCGTGGTGGGAGTCAGTGGCTCACTGGCCAGCCTCGCAGCTCTGCGGCGCGGCGTGCTGGAGGCCCGTCGTGATGGCAGGACGCTTGTGGCGGTGGTGGCCTGGGAGCCGCCGGAGGGCGAGATCCTGTACGCGAAGCAGCCCGACCCTTCGTGGGCCAGGATGTGGGAGGACGAGGCCCGGCAGCGGCTGGGCCTGGCCTTCGACGAGGCGCTCGGCGGGGTCCCGGCGGACCTCCGAGTCGTACAACGCGTGGTCAGAGGAAAGCCCGAGTCAGCCCTGCGCACGATCGCACACCGCCCGAACGACCTGCTGGTCGTCGGCGTGTCGCGAGGCGTCGGGCTCCGGGCGTGGATCCACCGGAGCCCGGTGCGTCGGCTCGTCCAGGCCAAGGCGGACTGCCCCGTGCTGACCGTCCCCGGGCCACATCTGCTGCCGAGCGAAGCCCGGACCCTCCGCCGCGTGGAGTACCCGGAGTTCACGTCACAGGCCGCCGGTCGGGATCAAGCAGCGGCATGAGCTGTCCGGATCGCCGCCGAGCCGGGGGCGGAGCAGTGCGGTCCCCATGCCGGGACGCGATCCAGCCCTCGCTCCTCACCCGTGCCGGGTGCGGCGCACCCGCTTGACGCACCGCCTCCGGTTCAGCCCTCCGTGACCACCGGATACGGGACGAATGTGCCGCTGTTCTCGTCGATCTTCAGGGGGCGTCCGAGGGGCGGTGCGGCGCGTTGGGGGCAGTCGAGGCGTTCGCAGACGCGGCAGCCCATGCCGAGGGGAGTGGAGGCGGAGGGGCTGT
Coding sequences:
- a CDS encoding universal stress protein; this translates as MTTERGRVVVGVSGSLASLAALRRGVLEARRDGRTLVAVVAWEPPEGEILYAKQPDPSWARMWEDEARQRLGLAFDEALGGVPADLRVVQRVVRGKPESALRTIAHRPNDLLVVGVSRGVGLRAWIHRSPVRRLVQAKADCPVLTVPGPHLLPSEARTLRRVEYPEFTSQAAGRDQAAA
- a CDS encoding DUF3037 domain-containing protein — protein: MSGLYNGRDVFEYALLRVIPRVERGEQINAGVVVYCRATAFVAARTHLDEARLLALDPTVDVAGVRAALHAVEGVCRGGVHAGQAAGDDAGRRFRWLVAPRSTIVQPGPVHTGLTTDAEAEVERLLDLLVR
- a CDS encoding DinB family protein, with translation MTTTERQVPPLQADERTMLESWLDFHRLTLATKCEGLDEAQLRQTSAPPSELSLLGLVRHMTDVERHWFRRVLDGQDAKPLYWSDADQDGDFHLTEADTVEAGFAAWRAEIAAARTAADGRSLNDIGKGRWRDQECSLRWIYVHMIEEYARHNGHADLLRERIDGSTGA
- a CDS encoding TetR/AcrR family transcriptional regulator — encoded protein: MIADTAIDLLAATGLRGLTHRAVDEAAGLPQGSTSNHARTRAALLAAAVRRLAEREARVLTPAELPAPDGGLPAVVDALALALHRYLTDHRHLLVARYELALEATRRPELREIYDASGRAFREPLLELMAAAGSSAPERHVLSLVAWCDGIMFSCSAGAYHAETPTLRELRDGFEELLRGMLGR
- a CDS encoding SDR family oxidoreductase → MAQQDGGTARADSGKVALVTGASRGIGYGVAEALVARGDRVCITGRNEEALKEAVERLGADRVIGVAGKAHDEAHQAVAVERTMEAFGRVDFLVNNAGTNPVFGPLAELDLAVARKVFETNVVSALGFAQRTWQAWQHEHGGAIVNIASVAGLSPSPFIGAYGVSKAAMINLTVQLAHEFAPGVRVNAIAPAVVKTKFAQALYEGREEEAAAAYPLGRLGVPEDIGGAAAFLTSDQAAWITGQTLVVDGGIFLNAGTG
- a CDS encoding HipA family kinase, whose product is MLTKVTATRYVTPLREGGSLPGIVEADDLGTYVMKFIGAGQGRKTLVAEVVCGQLGRRLGLRVPELVGMRLDPVIGLAEPDQEVQELLKASGGLNLGMDYLPGSLGFDPLAFVVGSKEAGRVVWFDALINNVDRSWRNPNMLVWHGQLWLIDHGATMIWHHSWRGAQAAAAKPYDASDHALAPFAPDVAAAAAELAPRITEELLTEVAADVPDEWLADEPGFDGPDAVRRAYVEVLLERAATIGDRITVGIPAQDTSSRAPEWLTAWPHRKAVK
- a CDS encoding IS5 family transposase (programmed frameshift) — protein: MDQPVVGLGVPLTDAQWARIEPLLPDRTPRRGGRWRDHREVIDAIAFKFQTGTQWVHLPEKYGNWRGVYNRLRMWAVDGTWERVFTALIAQADADEDLNWAVSVDSTIVRAHQHAAGARKKGAPAGEPADHAIGRSRGGLTTKIHLAADGDCRPLAFVLTAGQAGDAPAFGEVMARLRVPRRRGRPRTRPDVVLADKAYSSRAIREHLRQRGIRAVIPTRADQRGHRLRRGRHGGRPPAFDRDAYKQRNTVERCINRLKQWRGIATRYEKTAVIYLAGLHIAGIFLWSAR
- a CDS encoding PLP-dependent aminotransferase family protein, with translation MDRTLSGRQLAALITGLPDTRLGYRELARAVRSLVLNGRIALHMRLPAERELASALGVSRATVTAAYDLLRESGYAHSRRGAGTWTSLPDGQRPTSIASLPSDEQATIDLGLASPAAPEGAVAEALTQAAAQLPRHTVAPGYHPYGLPDLRAAVADRFTRRGLPTLPDQILITSGAQHALALVLALLGRPGDRVMAENPSYTNGLDALRRARLRIASVPVTETGWDTDLIESTLRQTTPRLAYLIPDFHNPTGNLMPDEQRVDVLRAARHTDTWLVIDETIADIALDVPPPAPFASLAHPSQGGQVITIGSLSKSCWGGLRVGWVRTTSQLATELAALRMTVDMAGSVLDQLVALALLDRLDDVLPRRRERLRTQRDALAAALNRHLPEWVWSVPRGGLSLWVDLGHPGASDLADRALGYGIRIEGGARFGVDPGTHEHRLRLPYTLPTHVYDKAAERLAAALEGVPSHTTPAGRTHWVA
- a CDS encoding FAD-dependent monooxygenase, translating into MGTPRVVVIGAGIGGLTAAAALHHQGWQVTVLERAATLEPVGAGISLAANAQRALDTIGVGDEVRALAAWQGSGGVRTPGGRWLSRTDSAAATARFGGALVLLHRATLAGLLAARLPDGAVRTGVAAQLADPGAADRPARVTTADGELEAELVVGADGINSAVRRALFPDHPGPVYAGFTTWRMVVPAPARPFAPHETWGRGRLWGSQPLKDGRVYAYAAAVAPPRARAHDDERAELLRLFGGWHQPIPDILAAVEPQAVLRHDVRSMTTPLPAYHRGRTALLGDAAHPMTPNLGQGGNQAVEDAVVLAHHLGDGAAPPSAALPAYTRDRLPRTMDVVRRSARVGRLAMLTAAPAVALRAAAVALAGRLGPAVALRGLDGIADWTPPGPTYPAGTPATRVARRTGTPR
- the fabG gene encoding 3-oxoacyl-ACP reductase FabG, translating into MSTTEQRVAIVTGGARGIGAATAVRLAQEGRAVAVLDLDPAACAETVEKVTAVGGKAIAVGADVSDAAQVEAAVGRVAETLGAPTVLVNNAGVLRDNLLFKMADSDWDTVINVHLRGAFLMARACQKHMVDAGFGRIVNLSSSSALGNRGQANYSAAKAGLQGFTKTLAIELGKFGITANAVAPGFIATDMTAATAARVGMGFEDFQAAAASQIPVQRVGRPEDIANAIAFFTGDAAGFVSGQVLYVAGGPLD
- a CDS encoding Gfo/Idh/MocA family oxidoreductase, encoding MKVGIIGLGDIAQKAYLPVLAARPGLEPHLTTRSPQTLHRVGDTYRIPEAHRHTDLDTLIAAGLDAAFVHAPTAAHAQIVSRLIEAGVATYVDKPLAYELAESERLVRSARERGVSLMVGFNRRFAPGYAQCQEHPRDLILMQKNRVGLPEDPRTLVLDDFIHVVDTLRFLVPGPVDHIDVRARVRDGLMHHVVLQLSGDGFTALGTMNRMSGSNEEILEVAGKDTKRQVLNLAEVIDHKGQPTVRRRGDWVSVARQRGVEQIVLSFLDAVRAGKVLDAGDALLTHELCERIIRDALDRAV
- a CDS encoding uracil-DNA glycosylase: MTYTLPESWQAVLGEELDKPYFKELTDFVEEERAKGPVYPPRDQVFAALEATPYDQVKVLILGQDPYHGEGQGHGLCFSVRPGVKTPPSLRNIYKEMHEELGHPVPDNGYLMPWAVQGVLLLNAVLTVRGGEANSHKGKGWEKFTDAVIRAVASRPDPAVFVLWGNYAQKKLPLIDEERHVVVKGAHPSPLSAKKFFGSRPFTQINAAIATQGHEPIDWRIPNIGA